The Sebastes fasciatus isolate fSebFas1 chromosome 13, fSebFas1.pri, whole genome shotgun sequence genome includes a region encoding these proteins:
- the fam117aa gene encoding protein FAM117A isoform X3: MMSSAPNRQPEAVNPTPSGRKSRVHVKKSTPSSWAEETRGRRSAGGHKRSASWGSAEHLREVAKLRNQLQKRSRHVPPPAGYELPHHPPLPAGHAAGVTQTLPPMPLNRLAPRLRRSVEGLNLELEEAFVSEKPDDQHEILDIPDGHRAPVPVQRCSSGSQSEPSPGPLDLDLDPSLLSPSQSPCPLDPSLLSPSNSPSPLNSSLLSPSQSPCPMGQPEPVDSKTLCPAPSTSLPSFALDHPLLQPCSSAPRPNKTYSFQREPPEGCERVRVCEEAMSACQDEPRLQPSCPDPNKVNFTPHGGSAFCPVSLLKPLLPSMDLLFRGLSVSPVTGCPGQASPTRHLGMQ; this comes from the exons ATGATGTCGTCTGCTCCCAACCGACAGCCGGAAGCGGTCAACCCGACTCCCTCCGGTAGAAAATCAAGAGTCCATGTGAAGAAATCG ACTCCGAGTTCCTGGGCCGAGGAGACCCGAGGAAGGAGGAGCGCCGGCGGACACAAGCGCTCAGCGTCGTGGGGCAGCGCAGAGCACCTGAGGGAG GTGGCCAAGCTGAGGAACCAGTTGCAGAAGCGCTCCCGCCACGTCCCTCCCCCAGCAGGATATGAGCTCCCACACCACCCCCCGCTGCCAGCAGGTCATGCAGCGGGCGTCACTCAG ACGCTGCCCCCGATGCCGCTGAACCGACTCGCTCCGCGGCTGCGACGTAGCGTTGAAGGCCTCAACTTGGAGCTGGAAGAGGCGTTTGTTTCTGAGAAACCTGACGACCAGCATGAG ATTCTGGATATCCCAGATGGCCACAGGGCGCCGGTCCCGGTCCAGAGATGCAGCAGCGGCTCTCAGAGTGAGCCCTCGCCCGGCCCtctggatctggatctggatccttccctcctctctccgtctcagTCCCCCTGTCCTTTAGACCCATCGCTTCTGTCTCCTTCAAATTCTCCTTCTCCATTGAACTCATCTCTGCTGTCTCCATCACAGTCTCCATGTCCCATGGGACAGCCAG AGCCGGTGGACAGTAAGACACTGTGTCCCGCTCCGTCGACGTCGCTCCCTTCATTTGCACTGGATCATCCGCTGCTGCAGCCCTGCTCCTCCGCTCCTCGCCCCAACAAAACCTACTCCTTCCAGCGTGAGCCGCCAGAAGGCTGCGAGCGAGTACGAGTGTGCGAGGAGGCAAT GTCTGCCTGTCAGGATGAGCCTCGCCTCCAGCCGTCCTGCCCTGACCCCAATAAAGTCAACTTCACCCCCCACGGAGGCTCCGCTTTCTGCCCCGTCAGTCTCCTGAAGCCCCTTCTTCCCTCCATGGACCTCCTTTTCCGCGGCCTGTCAGTCTCTCCGGTCACCGGCTGCCCAGGTCAGGCCTCTCCTACCAGGCACCTGGGCATGCAGTAG
- the fam117aa gene encoding protein FAM117A isoform X1, translated as MSVRSGGAPPPRGSSNPSLQPRGATVLSLQQPLRATVPYQLQLQLQRGSALLSRELKTADRTTARPPKPTIRRTLSLDAIVAPYLQGQWPKEAESTAVTCVNDKATQTPSSWAEETRGRRSAGGHKRSASWGSAEHLREVAKLRNQLQKRSRHVPPPAGYELPHHPPLPAGHAAGVTQTLPPMPLNRLAPRLRRSVEGLNLELEEAFVSEKPDDQHEILDIPDGHRAPVPVQRCSSGSQSEPSPGPLDLDLDPSLLSPSQSPCPLDPSLLSPSNSPSPLNSSLLSPSQSPCPMGQPEPVDSKTLCPAPSTSLPSFALDHPLLQPCSSAPRPNKTYSFQREPPEGCERVRVCEEAMSACQDEPRLQPSCPDPNKVNFTPHGGSAFCPVSLLKPLLPSMDLLFRGLSVSPVTGCPGQASPTRHLGMQ; from the exons ATGTCTGTCCGGAGTGGAGGAGCTCCTCCGCCTCGGGGCTCCAGCAACCCCAGCCTGCAACCCCGAGGAGCCACAGTCCTCAGCCTGCAGCAGCCTCTCAGAGCCACAGTACCctaccagctccagctccagctccagagaGGCTCAGCTCTCCTCAGCAGGGAGCTCAAGACTG CTGACAGGACCACGGCTCGTCCGCCGAAACCCACCATCCGCCGGACTCTGTCTCTGGACGCCATCGTCGCGCCCTATCTGCAGGGACAGTGGCCCAAAGAGGCCGAGAGCACGGCTGTTACATGTGTCAACGACAAAGCCACGCAG ACTCCGAGTTCCTGGGCCGAGGAGACCCGAGGAAGGAGGAGCGCCGGCGGACACAAGCGCTCAGCGTCGTGGGGCAGCGCAGAGCACCTGAGGGAG GTGGCCAAGCTGAGGAACCAGTTGCAGAAGCGCTCCCGCCACGTCCCTCCCCCAGCAGGATATGAGCTCCCACACCACCCCCCGCTGCCAGCAGGTCATGCAGCGGGCGTCACTCAG ACGCTGCCCCCGATGCCGCTGAACCGACTCGCTCCGCGGCTGCGACGTAGCGTTGAAGGCCTCAACTTGGAGCTGGAAGAGGCGTTTGTTTCTGAGAAACCTGACGACCAGCATGAG ATTCTGGATATCCCAGATGGCCACAGGGCGCCGGTCCCGGTCCAGAGATGCAGCAGCGGCTCTCAGAGTGAGCCCTCGCCCGGCCCtctggatctggatctggatccttccctcctctctccgtctcagTCCCCCTGTCCTTTAGACCCATCGCTTCTGTCTCCTTCAAATTCTCCTTCTCCATTGAACTCATCTCTGCTGTCTCCATCACAGTCTCCATGTCCCATGGGACAGCCAG AGCCGGTGGACAGTAAGACACTGTGTCCCGCTCCGTCGACGTCGCTCCCTTCATTTGCACTGGATCATCCGCTGCTGCAGCCCTGCTCCTCCGCTCCTCGCCCCAACAAAACCTACTCCTTCCAGCGTGAGCCGCCAGAAGGCTGCGAGCGAGTACGAGTGTGCGAGGAGGCAAT GTCTGCCTGTCAGGATGAGCCTCGCCTCCAGCCGTCCTGCCCTGACCCCAATAAAGTCAACTTCACCCCCCACGGAGGCTCCGCTTTCTGCCCCGTCAGTCTCCTGAAGCCCCTTCTTCCCTCCATGGACCTCCTTTTCCGCGGCCTGTCAGTCTCTCCGGTCACCGGCTGCCCAGGTCAGGCCTCTCCTACCAGGCACCTGGGCATGCAGTAG
- the fam117aa gene encoding protein FAM117A isoform X2, producing MMSSAPNRQPEAVNPTPSGRKSRVHVKKSTPSSWAEETRGRRSAGGHKRSASWGSAEHLREVAKLRNQLQKRSRHVPPPAGYELPHHPPLPAGHAAGVTQTLPPMPLNRLAPRLRRSVEGLNLELEEAFVSEKPDDQHEILDIPDGHRAPVPVQRCSSGSQSEPSPGPLDLDLDPSLLSPSQSPCPLDPSLLSPSNSPSPLNSSLLSPSQSPCPMGQPVWIFLSCRAEPVDSKTLCPAPSTSLPSFALDHPLLQPCSSAPRPNKTYSFQREPPEGCERVRVCEEAMSACQDEPRLQPSCPDPNKVNFTPHGGSAFCPVSLLKPLLPSMDLLFRGLSVSPVTGCPGQASPTRHLGMQ from the exons ATGATGTCGTCTGCTCCCAACCGACAGCCGGAAGCGGTCAACCCGACTCCCTCCGGTAGAAAATCAAGAGTCCATGTGAAGAAATCG ACTCCGAGTTCCTGGGCCGAGGAGACCCGAGGAAGGAGGAGCGCCGGCGGACACAAGCGCTCAGCGTCGTGGGGCAGCGCAGAGCACCTGAGGGAG GTGGCCAAGCTGAGGAACCAGTTGCAGAAGCGCTCCCGCCACGTCCCTCCCCCAGCAGGATATGAGCTCCCACACCACCCCCCGCTGCCAGCAGGTCATGCAGCGGGCGTCACTCAG ACGCTGCCCCCGATGCCGCTGAACCGACTCGCTCCGCGGCTGCGACGTAGCGTTGAAGGCCTCAACTTGGAGCTGGAAGAGGCGTTTGTTTCTGAGAAACCTGACGACCAGCATGAG ATTCTGGATATCCCAGATGGCCACAGGGCGCCGGTCCCGGTCCAGAGATGCAGCAGCGGCTCTCAGAGTGAGCCCTCGCCCGGCCCtctggatctggatctggatccttccctcctctctccgtctcagTCCCCCTGTCCTTTAGACCCATCGCTTCTGTCTCCTTCAAATTCTCCTTCTCCATTGAACTCATCTCTGCTGTCTCCATCACAGTCTCCATGTCCCATGGGACAGCCAG TTTGGATATTTCTGTCCTGTCGTGCAGAGCCGGTGGACAGTAAGACACTGTGTCCCGCTCCGTCGACGTCGCTCCCTTCATTTGCACTGGATCATCCGCTGCTGCAGCCCTGCTCCTCCGCTCCTCGCCCCAACAAAACCTACTCCTTCCAGCGTGAGCCGCCAGAAGGCTGCGAGCGAGTACGAGTGTGCGAGGAGGCAAT GTCTGCCTGTCAGGATGAGCCTCGCCTCCAGCCGTCCTGCCCTGACCCCAATAAAGTCAACTTCACCCCCCACGGAGGCTCCGCTTTCTGCCCCGTCAGTCTCCTGAAGCCCCTTCTTCCCTCCATGGACCTCCTTTTCCGCGGCCTGTCAGTCTCTCCGGTCACCGGCTGCCCAGGTCAGGCCTCTCCTACCAGGCACCTGGGCATGCAGTAG
- the rundc3aa gene encoding RUN domain-containing protein 3A isoform X2, which produces MESGCMHTAMAMGLTSKKASARSVGVERKNLITVCRFSVKTLLEKYTAEPIDDSSEEFINFAAILEHILSHRFKGSGSWFSSDGQRSFWEYIRLACSKVQNNCIASIENIENISTSRAKGRAWIRVALMEKRLSEYVSTALRDTRTTRRFYDDGAIMLREEAQVLTGMLIGLSAIDFSFCLKGETLDGKSSAVIDFTPYLKFTQSYDYLSDEDDRRSVDSSNSEESVPEHPYIPLVTDEESWSNKCRKMEQRFKIVYAQKGYLEELVRLRESQLKNVETENKRLRSKVEELTVQSQQEKKELEAVVLELQAQLSALMPCDSSHLAKDLSIPLVNQWSTITNNLGDVKLFRRRSFHSLEQLSADVSLNSDSQRADGRQNGDAAWTSGGKDTTPSMLGLCGSLASLPSSRSLASLKSSECLVNISTDPSPALTPS; this is translated from the exons ATGGAGTCGGGCTGCATGCACACAGCAATGGCTATGGGTCTGACATCGAAAAAGGCGTCTGCTCGGAGCGTCGGTGTGGAGCGAAAAAACCTCATCACGGTTTGCAG ATTCTCTGTAAAGACTCTCCTAGAAAAGTACACAGCAGAGCCCATAGATGACTCATCCGAGGAGTTTATTAACTTTGCCGCGATTTTGGAGCACATCCTCAGCCACCGCTTCAAAG GTTCAGGAAGCTGGTTCAGCTCAGATGGACAGCGCAGTTTCTGGGAATACATCCGGCTGGCGTGCAGCAAGGTGCAGAACAACTGCATCGCCAGCATCGAAAACATAGAGAACATCAGCACATCACGAGCAAAG GGACGCGCATGGATTCGAGTGGCGCTGATGGAGAaacgtctgtctgaatatgtgTCCACTGCTCTGAGGGACACAAGAACAACCAG GAGGTTCTATGATGATGGAGCCATTATGCTGAGAGAGGAAGCTCAAGTCCTGACTGGCATGCTCATTGGACTGAGCGCCATTGACTTCAG TTTTTGCTTGAAGGGGGAAACTCTGGATGGGAAATCCTCCGCTGTGATTGACTTCACGCCCTACCTGAAGTTCACTCAGAG CTACGACTACCTGAGTGACGAGGATGACCGTCGCAGCGTGGACAGCAGTAACAGCGAGGAGAGTGTCCCCGAGCATCCCTACATCCCTCTGGTGACCGACGAAGAGAGCTGGAGCAACAAGTGTCGCAAGATGGAGCAGAGGTTTAAGATCGTCTACGCCCAGAAG GGTTACCTGGAGGAGCTGGTGCGCCTGCGGGAATCCCAGCTGAAGAACGTGGAGACGGAGAACAAGCGCCTGAGATCCAAGGTGGAGGAGCTGACGGTCCAGAGCCAGCAGGAGAAGAAGGAGCTGGAGGCCGTCGTGCTGGAGCTGCAGGCACAACT CTCTGCCCTCATGCCGTGTGATTCCTCCCATCTGGCTAAAGATCTCTCCATCCCGCTGGTCAACCAGTGGTCCACCATCACAAACAACCTGGGTGATGTCAAACTTTTCCGCAG GAGGAGTTTCCACAGTTTGGAGCAACTTTCTGCTGATGTCAGTCTGAACTCTGACTCCCAGAGGGCTGATGGGAGACAGAACGGAGACGCTGCCTGGACTTCAGGAG GAAAAGACACCACTCCCTCCATGCTGGGTCTGTGTGGCTCTCTGGCCTCTTTACCGAGCTCCAGGTCGCTGGCCAGCCTCAAGTCCAGCGAGTGTTTGGTCAACATCAGCACTGACCCCAGCCCTGCGCTCACTCCCAGCTAA
- the rundc3aa gene encoding RUN domain-containing protein 3A isoform X1 has protein sequence MESGCMHTAMAMGLTSKKASARSVGVERKNLITVCRFSVKTLLEKYTAEPIDDSSEEFINFAAILEHILSHRFKGNTAGSGSWFSSDGQRSFWEYIRLACSKVQNNCIASIENIENISTSRAKGRAWIRVALMEKRLSEYVSTALRDTRTTRRFYDDGAIMLREEAQVLTGMLIGLSAIDFSFCLKGETLDGKSSAVIDFTPYLKFTQSYDYLSDEDDRRSVDSSNSEESVPEHPYIPLVTDEESWSNKCRKMEQRFKIVYAQKGYLEELVRLRESQLKNVETENKRLRSKVEELTVQSQQEKKELEAVVLELQAQLSALMPCDSSHLAKDLSIPLVNQWSTITNNLGDVKLFRRRSFHSLEQLSADVSLNSDSQRADGRQNGDAAWTSGGKDTTPSMLGLCGSLASLPSSRSLASLKSSECLVNISTDPSPALTPS, from the exons ATGGAGTCGGGCTGCATGCACACAGCAATGGCTATGGGTCTGACATCGAAAAAGGCGTCTGCTCGGAGCGTCGGTGTGGAGCGAAAAAACCTCATCACGGTTTGCAG ATTCTCTGTAAAGACTCTCCTAGAAAAGTACACAGCAGAGCCCATAGATGACTCATCCGAGGAGTTTATTAACTTTGCCGCGATTTTGGAGCACATCCTCAGCCACCGCTTCAAAGGTAACACTGCAG GTTCAGGAAGCTGGTTCAGCTCAGATGGACAGCGCAGTTTCTGGGAATACATCCGGCTGGCGTGCAGCAAGGTGCAGAACAACTGCATCGCCAGCATCGAAAACATAGAGAACATCAGCACATCACGAGCAAAG GGACGCGCATGGATTCGAGTGGCGCTGATGGAGAaacgtctgtctgaatatgtgTCCACTGCTCTGAGGGACACAAGAACAACCAG GAGGTTCTATGATGATGGAGCCATTATGCTGAGAGAGGAAGCTCAAGTCCTGACTGGCATGCTCATTGGACTGAGCGCCATTGACTTCAG TTTTTGCTTGAAGGGGGAAACTCTGGATGGGAAATCCTCCGCTGTGATTGACTTCACGCCCTACCTGAAGTTCACTCAGAG CTACGACTACCTGAGTGACGAGGATGACCGTCGCAGCGTGGACAGCAGTAACAGCGAGGAGAGTGTCCCCGAGCATCCCTACATCCCTCTGGTGACCGACGAAGAGAGCTGGAGCAACAAGTGTCGCAAGATGGAGCAGAGGTTTAAGATCGTCTACGCCCAGAAG GGTTACCTGGAGGAGCTGGTGCGCCTGCGGGAATCCCAGCTGAAGAACGTGGAGACGGAGAACAAGCGCCTGAGATCCAAGGTGGAGGAGCTGACGGTCCAGAGCCAGCAGGAGAAGAAGGAGCTGGAGGCCGTCGTGCTGGAGCTGCAGGCACAACT CTCTGCCCTCATGCCGTGTGATTCCTCCCATCTGGCTAAAGATCTCTCCATCCCGCTGGTCAACCAGTGGTCCACCATCACAAACAACCTGGGTGATGTCAAACTTTTCCGCAG GAGGAGTTTCCACAGTTTGGAGCAACTTTCTGCTGATGTCAGTCTGAACTCTGACTCCCAGAGGGCTGATGGGAGACAGAACGGAGACGCTGCCTGGACTTCAGGAG GAAAAGACACCACTCCCTCCATGCTGGGTCTGTGTGGCTCTCTGGCCTCTTTACCGAGCTCCAGGTCGCTGGCCAGCCTCAAGTCCAGCGAGTGTTTGGTCAACATCAGCACTGACCCCAGCCCTGCGCTCACTCCCAGCTAA
- the zwi gene encoding zwilling — MGNTSFTEGKTALTLGNTTIKRGKSKLAMGGSSITRGKKTTSLGSSTITSGKTKIALGGASFSRGSTTTSFRKALFPKRKTL, encoded by the coding sequence ATGGGCAACACCAGCTTCACCGAGGGGAAGACGGCCTTAACTTTGGGCAACACCACCATAAAGAGGGGGAAGTCCAAGCTTGCCATGGGTGGCTCGTCCATCACCAGGGGCAAGAAAACAACATCGCTTGGCTCCTCCACCATCACCAGCGGGAAGACCAAGATCGCCCTGGGGGGCGCCTCCTTCAGCAGGGGCTCCACCACCACCTCATTTCGGAAAGCCCTCTTCCCCAAACGCAAGACGCTCTAG